A single Vigna radiata var. radiata cultivar VC1973A chromosome 8, Vradiata_ver6, whole genome shotgun sequence DNA region contains:
- the LOC106771310 gene encoding uncharacterized protein LOC106771310 isoform X2, whose translation MSLRRFLGFSDGEVMRSDAKPCSRLMRHTAGIYSVGGALGFWILCRLHYGPRITNPRSLRWAACGAVTVSSSTALLVRLFSPECEPQNIAAYDNKK comes from the exons ATGTCGCTGAGGCGTTTCTTAGGCTTTTCTGATGGTGAGGTTATGAGGTCTGATGCAAAACCTTGTTCTCGGCTAATGAGGCACACGGCTGGAATCTATAGTGTTGGGGGCGCATTAGGATTTTGGATCCTTTGTCGACTGCATTATG GTCCTCGAATTACAAATCCTAGGAGCCTTCGTTGGGCAGCATGTGGAGCTGTAACTGTAAGCTCAAGCACAGCTTTACTGGTTCGTTTATTTAGTCCTGAATGTGAGCCCCAGAATATAGCTGCTTACGACAATAAAAAGTAA
- the LOC106771310 gene encoding uncharacterized protein LOC106771310 isoform X1, which yields MTSREFTPLWLRHNILVTNTMSLRRFLGFSDGEVMRSDAKPCSRLMRHTAGIYSVGGALGFWILCRLHYGPRITNPRSLRWAACGAVTVSSSTALLVRLFSPECEPQNIAAYDNKK from the exons atgacCTCAAGGGAGTTCACACCACTTTGGTTGAGACATAATATATTG GTAACTAACACAATGTCGCTGAGGCGTTTCTTAGGCTTTTCTGATGGTGAGGTTATGAGGTCTGATGCAAAACCTTGTTCTCGGCTAATGAGGCACACGGCTGGAATCTATAGTGTTGGGGGCGCATTAGGATTTTGGATCCTTTGTCGACTGCATTATG GTCCTCGAATTACAAATCCTAGGAGCCTTCGTTGGGCAGCATGTGGAGCTGTAACTGTAAGCTCAAGCACAGCTTTACTGGTTCGTTTATTTAGTCCTGAATGTGAGCCCCAGAATATAGCTGCTTACGACAATAAAAAGTAA
- the LOC106772254 gene encoding cyprosin, translating to MGNTYFMLTFCLWALTCSLLPSFSCGLMRIGLKKRDVDLDSIRTARMLRGKLRLGRPVLGAYDQYVGKPTDEGIVPLKNYLDAQYYGEIGIGTPPQKFNVIFDTGSSNLWVPSSKCYFSLACYTHKWYKPKKSKTYIKNGTSCKIAYGSGSISGFFSTDNVKVGDIVVKKQDFIEATREGSLSFLLAKFDGLLGLGFQEISVGSAVPVWYNIVQQNLVSEQVFSFWLNGDPNSKEGGELVFGGVDPKHFKGNHTYVPVTTKGYWQIEMGDFLIGGLSTGVCEGGCAAIVDSGTSLLXGPTAVVTEINHAIGAEGVLSVECKEVVSEYGEILWDLLISGVRPDDVCSQVGLCFAQKGQSESNGIEMVTEKEQRELSAKDTALCAPCQMLVIWIQNQLKQQKTKDTVFNYVNQLCESLPSPNGESVVNCNGISGLPNITFTVGDKPFTLTPEQYILKTGEGIAEVCLSGFIAFDIPPPRGPLWILGDVFMRVYHTVFDYGNLRVGFAKAA from the exons ATGGGGAACACGTATTTTATGTTAACCTTTTGTTTGTGGGCTTTGACATGCTcacttcttccttctttctcgTGTGGACTTATGAGAATTGGTTTGAAGAAGAGAGATGTAGATCTTGATAGTATCAGAACAGCTAGAATGCTACGAGGAAAACTAAGATTAGGCAGACCTGTGTTGGGTGCATATGATCAGTATGTTGGCAAACCAACCGATGAGGGCATAGTACCTTTGAAGAATTATTTGGATGCACAATATTATGGAGAGATTGGAATTGGCACACCTCCGCAGAAATTTAATGTCATATTTGATACTGGTAGTTCCAACCTATGGGTTCCATCATCAAAGTGCTATTTTTCT CTTGCCTGCTATACCCATAAATGGTACAAGCCAAAGAAGTCCAAAACGTATATAAAAAATG GAACATCATGTAAAATAGCCTACGGATCTGGATCAATATCTGGTTTTTTCAGTACAGATAATGTTAAAGTTGGTGATATTGTTGTCAAGAAACAG GATTTCATTGAGGCAACTCGAGAAGGAAGTCTTTCCTTTCTGTTAGCGAAGTTTGATGGATTACTTGGGCTTGGGTTTCAGGAGATCTCTGTTGGAAGTGCTGTGCCAGTATG GTACAATATAGTGCAGCAAAATCTTGTAAGTGAGCAGGTGTTCTCTTTTTGGCTCAATGGCGATCCAAATTCAAAAGAGGGTGGAGAACTAGTTTTTGGAGGTGTTGATCCAAAACACTTCAAGGGAAATCACACTTATGTCCCAGTCACCACAAAAGGCTACTGGCAG ATTGAAATGGGAGATTTTTTAATCGGAGGTCTCTCAACAG GTGTCTGTGAGGGTGGCTGTGCTGCTATTGTGGATTCAGGAACATCTTTGCTTGNTGGTCCAACT GCTGTTGTAACTGAAATCAATCATGCAATTGGAGCCGAAGGAGTTCTAAGCGTAGAATGTAAGGAAGTTGTTTCTGAATATGGAGAAATTTTATGGGATCTCTTGATATCAGGA GTACGACCTGATGATGTGTGCTCACAGGTTGGTTTATGTTTTGCCCAAAAAGGTCAATCAGAGAG TAATGGAATTGAGATGGTGACTGAAAAGGAACAGAGAGAGTTGTCAGCTAAAGATACTGCTCTGTGTGCTCCCTGTCAGATGCTTGTGATTTGGATTCAGAATCAACTAAAACAACAGAAGACAAAGGACACAGTTTTCAACTATGTAAATCAG CTGTGCGAGAGCTTGCCAAGTCCAAATGGAGAGTCAGTAGTTAACTGTAATGGCATTTCTGGATTACCAAACATCACATTTACTGTTGGAGACAAACCTTTCACCCTCACTCCTGAGCAG TATATTCTGAAAACTGGAGAAGGCATTGCAGAAGTTTGCCTTAGTGGGTTTATTGCTTTTGACATTCCTCCTCCACGGGGTCCTCTTTG GATTCTTGGAGATGTTTTCATGAGGGTGTATCACACTGTCTTTGACTATGGCAATCTTCGAGTTGGTTTCGCCAAAGCTGCATAA